Proteins encoded in a region of the Canis lupus familiaris isolate Mischka breed German Shepherd chromosome 1, alternate assembly UU_Cfam_GSD_1.0, whole genome shotgun sequence genome:
- the VGLL2 gene encoding transcription cofactor vestigial-like protein 2 isoform X2 yields the protein MSCLDVMYQVYGPPQPYFAAAYTPYHQKLAYYSKMQEAQECNASPSNSTGSGSSSFSSQTPASIKEEEGSPEKERPPEAEYINSRCVLFTYFQGDISSVVDEHFSRALSQPSSYSPSCTSSKAPRSSGPWRARRYSLCGASLLS from the exons ATGAGCTGTCTGGATGTTATGTACCAAGTCTATGGTCCTCCCCAGCCTTACTTCGCAGCCGCCTACACCCCCTACCACCAG AAACTAGCCTATTACTCCAAAATGCAGGAAGCCCAAGAGTGCAACGCCAGCCCCAGCAACAGCACCGGCAGCGGCAGCTCCTCCTTTTCCAGCCAAACTCCAGCCAGTAtcaaagaggaagaaggcagCCCAGAGAAAGAGCGCCCACCAGAGGCGGAGTACATCAACTCCCGCTGcgtcctcttcacctatttccaGGGGGACATCAGCTCGGTGGTGGACGAGCACTTCAGTAGGGCCTTGAGCCAGCCTAGCAGCTATTCCCCGAGCTGTACGAGCAGCAAAGCACCCAGGAGCTCCGGGCCCTGGCGGG CTCGTCGTTATTCCCTCTGTGGTGCGTCCCTCCTGAGCTGA
- the VGLL2 gene encoding transcription cofactor vestigial-like protein 2 isoform X1, giving the protein MSCLDVMYQVYGPPQPYFAAAYTPYHQKLAYYSKMQEAQECNASPSNSTGSGSSSFSSQTPASIKEEEGSPEKERPPEAEYINSRCVLFTYFQGDISSVVDEHFSRALSQPSSYSPSCTSSKAPRSSGPWRDGSFPMSQRSFPASFWNSAYQAPVPAPLGSPLAAAHSELPFAAADPYSPAALHSHLHQGAAEPWHHAHPHHAHPHHPYALGSALGAQAAAYPRPAAVHEVYAPHFDPRYGPLLMPAASGRPARLAPAPAPAPGSPPCELSKGEPAGAAWAAPGGPFASPAGDVAQGLGLSVDSARRYSLCGASLLS; this is encoded by the exons ATGAGCTGTCTGGATGTTATGTACCAAGTCTATGGTCCTCCCCAGCCTTACTTCGCAGCCGCCTACACCCCCTACCACCAG AAACTAGCCTATTACTCCAAAATGCAGGAAGCCCAAGAGTGCAACGCCAGCCCCAGCAACAGCACCGGCAGCGGCAGCTCCTCCTTTTCCAGCCAAACTCCAGCCAGTAtcaaagaggaagaaggcagCCCAGAGAAAGAGCGCCCACCAGAGGCGGAGTACATCAACTCCCGCTGcgtcctcttcacctatttccaGGGGGACATCAGCTCGGTGGTGGACGAGCACTTCAGTAGGGCCTTGAGCCAGCCTAGCAGCTATTCCCCGAGCTGTACGAGCAGCAAAGCACCCAGGAGCTCCGGGCCCTGGCGGG ACGGCTCCTTCCCGATGAGCCAGCGCAGCTTCCCCGCCTCCTTCTGGAACAGCGCGTACCAGGCACCGGTGCCCGCGCCGCTGGGCAGCCCGCTGGCCGCCGCGCACTCGGAGCTGCCCTTCGCCGCCGCCGACCCCTACTCGCCGGCCGCGCTGCACAGCCACCTGCACCAGGGCGCGGCCGAGCCCTGGCACCACGCGCACCCGCACCACGCGCACCCGCACCACCCGTACGCGCTGGGCAGCGCGCTGGGCGCCCAGGCCGCCGCCTACCCGCGGCCCGCCGCCGTGCACGAGGTCTACGCGCCGCACTTCGACCCGCGCTACGGGCCGCTGCTGATGCCCGCGGCCTCCGGGCGCCCCGCCCGCCTCGCGCCCGCCCCGGCGCCCGCGCCCGGCAGCCCGCCCTGCGAGCTCTCCAAGGGCGAGCCGGCCGGCGCCGCGTGGGCCGCGCCCGGGGGACCCTTCGCCAGCCCCGCGGGGGACGTGGCCCAGGGGCTGGGACTCAGCGTGGACTCAG CTCGTCGTTATTCCCTCTGTGGTGCGTCCCTCCTGAGCTGA